From Segatella copri, the proteins below share one genomic window:
- a CDS encoding cobaltochelatase subunit CobN, translating to MKKKHIFLALLAVIVLGGLAKAYSAWVGTTRIAFLNYQAIALGQISHANDNAMIKLSEITTDDFDHLDDYDMIIVNGMGLRIDENQRKQLEEASYKVPTLTHAATNPANNIVSVDNFDADYLMQYIENGSKKNYHSMLAYIRKFIDGKKFMAPEPERVDERPDYLLTHFDPKDEKGDELGFNSIREYNAFLAKNGLYKEGAPTILLTGFMGAAPDMEKAFEKKGFMVYRINQLQSFIAGHHADSIQANAVVNMAHGRLGDYFVEFLKQKNIPLFSPLNINRLTTDWENDKQGMNGGFMSQSIVTPEIDGAICPYVVFGQRINKEGLQEVYGIPDRMESFVESVQGYVNLKNKKNSNKRIAIFYFKGPGQNALTASGMEVVPSLYNLLVRLKNEGYNVGKLPANPQELAKMIQAQGAVFGTYAEGAYTQFLKSGHPALVTAQQFAGWTQKALSKKMIKEMNQLYGSFPGKYMATDDGKLAVARLQFGNVALLPQVMAGVGGDSFKIVHGTDQAPPYTYVASYLWARYGFSADALIHFGTHGSLEYTPRKQVALGSDDWSDRLIGVVPHLYIYTIGNVGEAMIAKRRTYAQTQSYLTPPFKESELRQTYKQLSDAIQSYEKKASAEQSLKVKALTVKMGIARELGLDAKQMNKPYSADEIARVENYAEELANEKITGKLYTLGVPYDNDDVRTSVYAMATDPIAYGMLAVDKLKGRAQEGVEKHKQLFDRLYLSKARNTVTQLLGSASVSDEYICRYVGITPAELQMARKVEAMQAAPDPIQMMMQMADQMGGAKEAKPKKVDHRTVSELRAAKVSHKKKIPQMSREAFEKMEQTGHFPDKMMEAIKKGQKWYQEDQKKAKMAKAGKGKAPQKSSKDKGMMMSKAPKYTRQQIHLAQAITTVEHALQNVGKYSEALRQSPFNEMSSLMNALNGGFTAPSPGGDLIVNPNTLPTGRNLFSINVENTPSEDAWEKAKELCDNTIKMYCERHKGEYPRKVSYTLWSSEFIETEGATIAQILYMLGVEPVRDAFGRVTDLRLIPSKQLGRPRIDVVVQTSGQLRDLAASRLFLINKAIEMAANAKGDKYDNLVKAGVTESERVLVEKGMSPKEAREVSMYRVFGGVNGNYGTGIQEMVTAGDRWDKESQIAEVYMNNMGAYYGDEKNWETVRKAAFEAALTRTDVVIQPRQSNTWGALSLDHVYEFMGGMNLAVRNVTGKDPDAYLADYRNHSNMRMQEVKEAIGIEGRTTIFNPAYIKEKMKGGASSASTFAEIVTNTYGWNVMKPKAIDKEMWDEIYNVYVKDKYNLGTKEFFDKQNPAALMEMTAVMMESARKGMWKATPQQLKDIAKLHTETVNKYKPSCSGFVCDNAKLRNYIASKTDAASAKEYQQNVEQIRDAEAAKNSSDKGMVMKKETLNEDAQKTTTVVSGIVVGVIVIVAFVVLAVYLRRRRKMMSEE from the coding sequence CGTATCAGTAGATAACTTCGATGCCGATTATCTGATGCAGTACATCGAGAACGGCAGCAAGAAGAATTATCATAGCATGCTCGCTTACATCCGTAAATTTATCGACGGAAAGAAGTTCATGGCTCCAGAGCCGGAACGTGTGGATGAGCGACCAGACTATCTCCTGACTCATTTCGACCCGAAGGATGAAAAGGGCGATGAGCTGGGTTTCAACAGCATCCGCGAGTACAATGCATTCCTGGCAAAGAACGGTTTATATAAAGAAGGTGCTCCTACCATCTTGCTCACCGGTTTTATGGGTGCGGCTCCTGATATGGAGAAGGCTTTCGAGAAGAAGGGATTCATGGTGTATCGCATCAACCAGCTGCAGAGCTTTATCGCCGGTCATCATGCCGACAGTATTCAGGCGAATGCCGTAGTAAATATGGCGCATGGCAGACTGGGCGATTACTTCGTAGAGTTTCTGAAGCAGAAGAATATTCCACTGTTCTCACCTCTTAATATCAACCGCTTGACCACCGATTGGGAGAACGACAAGCAGGGAATGAATGGCGGTTTCATGTCGCAGAGCATCGTGACTCCGGAGATTGATGGTGCCATCTGTCCATACGTGGTTTTCGGACAGCGCATCAACAAGGAGGGCTTGCAGGAGGTTTACGGCATCCCTGACAGAATGGAGAGTTTCGTAGAGAGCGTGCAGGGCTATGTGAATCTGAAGAACAAGAAGAACAGCAACAAGCGCATCGCCATCTTCTACTTCAAGGGACCCGGTCAGAATGCACTTACCGCTTCGGGAATGGAAGTGGTTCCATCGCTCTACAATCTCCTGGTTCGCTTGAAGAATGAGGGATACAATGTAGGCAAGTTGCCAGCCAATCCTCAGGAACTGGCAAAGATGATCCAGGCTCAGGGTGCCGTCTTCGGAACCTATGCCGAGGGTGCTTATACCCAGTTCCTGAAGTCTGGACATCCAGCCCTGGTTACTGCCCAGCAGTTTGCCGGATGGACCCAGAAGGCTTTGTCTAAGAAGATGATCAAGGAGATGAACCAGCTCTATGGTTCCTTCCCAGGCAAATATATGGCTACCGATGACGGTAAGTTGGCTGTGGCAAGACTGCAGTTCGGTAATGTGGCTCTGCTTCCACAGGTGATGGCAGGTGTGGGAGGCGACTCCTTCAAGATTGTGCATGGCACCGACCAGGCACCTCCTTACACCTATGTTGCCTCTTATCTCTGGGCACGTTATGGTTTCAGTGCCGATGCACTCATCCATTTCGGAACCCACGGCTCGCTGGAATATACTCCGAGAAAGCAGGTGGCACTCGGCAGCGACGACTGGAGTGACCGATTGATTGGTGTGGTTCCACATCTTTATATATATACCATCGGCAATGTGGGAGAGGCGATGATTGCCAAGCGCCGTACCTATGCCCAGACCCAGAGCTATCTCACTCCTCCTTTCAAGGAGAGCGAGTTGCGACAGACCTACAAGCAGTTGAGCGATGCCATCCAGTCATACGAGAAGAAGGCATCTGCCGAACAGTCGCTCAAGGTGAAGGCGCTGACCGTGAAGATGGGAATCGCCCGTGAACTGGGGCTCGATGCCAAGCAGATGAACAAGCCTTATTCTGCAGATGAAATTGCGAGAGTAGAGAACTATGCAGAAGAGTTGGCTAATGAGAAGATTACCGGCAAGCTCTATACTCTGGGTGTGCCATACGATAATGATGATGTCCGCACCAGTGTCTATGCGATGGCTACAGATCCTATTGCCTACGGAATGCTGGCAGTAGATAAACTGAAAGGTCGTGCTCAGGAGGGTGTGGAGAAGCACAAGCAGCTTTTCGACCGTCTCTATCTGAGCAAGGCACGCAATACCGTGACCCAGCTTCTGGGTTCAGCCTCGGTTTCTGATGAATACATCTGCCGTTATGTAGGAATCACTCCTGCCGAACTCCAGATGGCCCGTAAGGTAGAGGCGATGCAGGCTGCTCCAGATCCTATCCAGATGATGATGCAGATGGCAGACCAGATGGGTGGAGCGAAGGAGGCGAAGCCGAAGAAGGTGGACCACCGTACGGTAAGCGAGCTCCGTGCTGCCAAGGTTTCTCATAAGAAGAAGATTCCGCAGATGAGTCGTGAGGCTTTTGAGAAGATGGAGCAGACCGGTCACTTCCCTGACAAGATGATGGAAGCCATCAAGAAGGGACAGAAATGGTATCAGGAGGATCAGAAGAAGGCGAAGATGGCGAAAGCCGGCAAGGGCAAAGCACCTCAGAAATCTTCTAAAGATAAGGGTATGATGATGTCGAAAGCACCTAAATATACCCGTCAGCAGATTCATCTGGCTCAGGCGATTACTACCGTAGAGCATGCCTTGCAGAATGTGGGCAAGTATTCGGAGGCGCTCCGTCAGAGTCCGTTCAACGAGATGTCTTCTCTGATGAATGCCCTGAATGGCGGCTTTACCGCTCCATCTCCTGGTGGTGATCTGATTGTGAATCCGAACACCCTGCCTACCGGTAGAAACCTCTTCTCCATCAATGTGGAGAATACACCTTCGGAGGATGCCTGGGAGAAGGCGAAGGAACTTTGCGACAATACCATCAAGATGTATTGTGAGCGACATAAGGGTGAATATCCTCGTAAGGTAAGCTACACGCTCTGGAGTAGTGAGTTTATCGAAACAGAGGGTGCTACCATCGCTCAGATTCTCTATATGCTCGGTGTAGAACCGGTAAGAGATGCCTTCGGTCGTGTTACCGATCTGCGTCTCATCCCATCCAAGCAGTTGGGCCGTCCTCGCATCGATGTCGTGGTTCAGACTTCCGGTCAGCTCCGCGACCTGGCTGCATCCCGTCTCTTCCTCATCAACAAGGCGATAGAGATGGCGGCAAATGCCAAGGGTGACAAGTACGACAACCTGGTGAAAGCCGGTGTTACCGAATCCGAAAGAGTGCTCGTAGAGAAGGGTATGTCGCCAAAGGAGGCCCGCGAGGTTAGTATGTATCGTGTCTTTGGTGGCGTAAACGGCAACTATGGTACCGGTATCCAGGAGATGGTAACCGCAGGCGACCGCTGGGATAAGGAGAGTCAGATTGCCGAGGTCTATATGAACAATATGGGTGCCTACTACGGTGATGAGAAGAACTGGGAAACCGTTCGCAAGGCTGCTTTCGAGGCAGCGCTGACCCGTACTGATGTGGTGATTCAGCCACGACAGAGCAACACCTGGGGTGCTTTGAGTCTTGACCACGTATATGAATTCATGGGAGGTATGAACCTCGCAGTCCGCAACGTAACCGGTAAAGATCCGGATGCTTATCTCGCCGACTATCGCAACCATAGCAATATGAGAATGCAGGAGGTGAAGGAGGCTATCGGCATCGAGGGCAGAACCACCATCTTCAACCCTGCCTATATCAAGGAGAAGATGAAGGGTGGAGCCAGCAGTGCCAGCACATTCGCCGAAATCGTAACCAATACCTATGGTTGGAATGTGATGAAGCCAAAGGCAATCGACAAGGAGATGTGGGACGAGATCTATAATGTATATGTCAAGGACAAGTACAATCTCGGCACCAAGGAGTTCTTCGACAAGCAGAATCCGGCAGCGCTGATGGAGATGACCGCCGTGATGATGGAGAGTGCCCGCAAGGGAATGTGGAAGGCTACTCCTCAGCAGCTCAAGGACATCGCCAAGCTTCATACCGAGACCGTGAACAAGTATAAGCCTTCATGCTCCGGTTTCGTCTGCGACAATGCCAAGCTGCGCAACTATATAGCCAGCAAGACCGATGCTGCTTCTGCCAAGGAATATCAGCAGAATGTAGAGCAGATCCGCGATGCTGAGGCTGCGAAGAACAGCAGCGACAAGGGTATGGTGATGAAGAAGGAGACGCTGAATGAGGATGCTCAGAAGACCACCACTGTGGTGAGCGGCATCGTAGTAGGTGTCATCGTCATCGTAGCTTTCGTTGTGCTCGCCGTATATTTGCGACGTCGTCGCAAAATGATGAGTGAAGAATAA
- a CDS encoding calycin-like domain-containing protein, protein MKKFKTMMAMMLALVSMCVAFSSCSSDDDDNNGAGSSATAEQVVGTYVGETMSIALAGQGDMDPLENATFKLEKVDDSHVNIILPAFGSAPMALPSITVKNLAVTESNGTYSIPETSFDQTLENGKGLSKTAIKATIKDGKMQITFVLQYGKMPFIMNCSSNATKK, encoded by the coding sequence ATGAAAAAGTTTAAGACAATGATGGCCATGATGTTGGCTTTGGTTTCTATGTGTGTAGCATTCAGCTCTTGCAGCAGTGATGATGATGACAATAATGGTGCTGGCTCTTCAGCAACAGCAGAACAGGTTGTTGGTACTTACGTTGGTGAAACAATGTCTATTGCTTTGGCAGGTCAGGGTGATATGGACCCATTGGAGAATGCAACTTTTAAGTTGGAAAAAGTTGATGATAGTCATGTAAATATCATCCTTCCTGCATTTGGATCTGCACCTATGGCTTTACCTTCAATTACAGTGAAGAATCTTGCTGTAACAGAGTCAAATGGTACTTATTCTATTCCTGAAACCAGTTTTGATCAAACATTGGAAAATGGCAAAGGTCTTTCTAAAACTGCTATAAAAGCAACTATAAAAGATGGTAAAATGCAGATTACTTTTGTTTTACAGTATGGTAAAATGCCTTTTATCATGAACTGTTCTTCAAATGCAACAAAGAAGTAA
- a CDS encoding MotA/TolQ/ExbB proton channel family protein → MNYISDVLFWISTGMLVPVIILLIFFFLRALLLLGGFFGQYLVKRKSGAEIREQMNTLTLDNIDTLGDRLPKNKQAVIVSYMKKLVDNRQSKAQVNRILDQYAQFVEKDLSLPSTLLKMGPMLGLMGTLIPMGPALVGLSTGDIASMAYNMQVAFATTVVGLFSAAIGFVTKQTKNRWYTEDMSNLEFMADLVSEE, encoded by the coding sequence ATGAATTACATATCAGACGTATTGTTTTGGATTTCCACAGGCATGCTGGTTCCTGTGATTATTTTGTTGATTTTCTTCTTCCTCAGAGCCTTGCTGCTCCTCGGAGGTTTCTTCGGACAGTATCTTGTAAAGCGCAAATCGGGGGCGGAGATTCGTGAACAGATGAACACTCTGACGCTCGATAACATCGATACCCTGGGCGATCGCTTGCCAAAGAACAAGCAGGCTGTCATCGTTTCCTATATGAAGAAACTCGTGGACAACCGTCAGAGCAAGGCGCAGGTAAACCGCATCCTCGACCAGTATGCCCAGTTTGTTGAGAAGGATCTTTCTCTTCCTTCTACACTCCTGAAGATGGGTCCGATGCTCGGTTTGATGGGTACCTTGATTCCGATGGGTCCTGCCCTGGTAGGTCTTTCTACCGGTGATATTGCTTCGATGGCTTACAATATGCAGGTGGCTTTCGCTACCACCGTAGTGGGATTGTTCTCTGCAGCCATCGGTTTCGTAACCAAGCAGACCAAGAACCGCTGGTACACCGAGGATATGAGCAACCTCGAGTTTATGGCAGACCTTGTAAGTGAAGAGTGA
- a CDS encoding DUF2149 domain-containing protein: protein MRQRRRSRLSHDGEDDDPMSVVSNLFDVAMVFALALMVALVSRYNMTEMFSKDNFTMVKNPGKENMEIITKDGQKINRYTPSEDQSKKSGNKGKKVGIAYQLENGEIIYVPEDK from the coding sequence ATGAGACAAAGACGTAGAAGTCGTCTCTCGCATGATGGCGAGGATGATGATCCCATGAGCGTAGTGAGCAACCTCTTCGATGTGGCGATGGTGTTTGCCCTTGCCCTGATGGTGGCACTCGTTTCGCGCTATAATATGACGGAAATGTTCAGCAAGGATAACTTCACGATGGTGAAGAACCCTGGCAAGGAGAATATGGAAATCATTACCAAGGATGGACAGAAGATAAATCGCTATACTCCTTCTGAAGACCAGAGTAAGAAGTCGGGCAACAAGGGAAAGAAGGTAGGCATTGCTTACCAGCTGGAGAATGGCGAAATCATCTATGTTCCGGAAGATAAATAA
- a CDS encoding TonB-dependent receptor gives MKQKIFALFLILCGLCLNLKAETQGDVVGRVLDDSGAPLAGATVQILHAKSGVTTDEDGYFRIPYSKDGAVRVKVSFVGYQTQTFVLKADERKGEQHVLRLQPDATALDQVVVTATRTPKALKDAPVVTRLITANDIKIADATNIQDLLTEQMPGLEFGYAMNQETSLNMNGFGGNAVLFLVDGERLAGETMDNVDYSRLNLDNVGRIEIVKGAASALYGANAVAGVVNIISRENSEPWTANVNTRYNDFNKEWRHGGSFSFNAGKWNSQTSIQRTTSDEVQLTSPFDTESNILHIYGGETFNVKERLTYKLSDKVKLIGRGGYFNRISKRSNYDDHYMDYSAGLKTVMNLSGNDNLEISYGFDQYDKARYVNDERTHDHDYTNRQNTVRALYSHIFGKNTLTVGADFLNDYLTTYQFEDNESKNQNSCDAFAQFDYNPLQWLNIVASLRHDYFSASSQHATTGRLALMTKWKGFSIRANYAGGFRAPTLKEMYMNFDMAGMQMIYGNPDLKPEKSDNYNLALEHTGRVKNAGFFTGQYSLTLMGYYNKYDKRITTEDYADYIPGTGQPDVASRYCNEDGVEVSGIDFSAQYRSDMGLGVKLDYSYLHVGGRSVDSQFSQPRPHSATWRLDYDRQLCSFYRINAALSGRYLSAPDTNIKKHDSSYQLWKFTLQQRFLDAVNLNFTVDNLFGYTPKNYYWSSAMTTGRTFSVGLSIDIDRFVKVF, from the coding sequence ATGAAACAAAAGATATTCGCACTATTCCTGATCCTTTGCGGATTGTGCCTGAATCTGAAAGCCGAAACCCAGGGCGATGTCGTGGGTAGGGTGCTCGATGATTCGGGCGCACCTCTGGCGGGTGCTACCGTCCAGATTTTGCATGCAAAGAGTGGGGTAACAACTGATGAAGACGGATATTTCCGCATTCCTTACAGCAAGGATGGAGCGGTGAGAGTGAAGGTGAGCTTTGTGGGCTATCAGACTCAGACCTTCGTACTGAAAGCGGATGAGAGAAAAGGTGAGCAGCATGTGCTTCGCCTTCAACCGGATGCTACAGCCCTCGATCAGGTGGTAGTTACCGCAACCCGAACTCCGAAGGCTTTGAAGGATGCTCCTGTGGTAACCCGTCTGATTACCGCCAATGATATCAAGATTGCAGATGCTACCAATATCCAGGACCTCCTCACCGAGCAGATGCCGGGTCTGGAATTCGGCTATGCCATGAATCAGGAGACTTCTCTCAATATGAATGGTTTCGGTGGAAACGCCGTGCTCTTCCTCGTAGATGGCGAGCGATTGGCTGGTGAAACCATGGATAATGTAGATTATAGTCGTCTGAACTTGGATAATGTAGGACGTATCGAGATAGTAAAGGGTGCTGCTTCGGCGCTCTATGGTGCCAATGCCGTAGCCGGAGTTGTCAACATCATCTCCCGTGAAAACAGCGAACCTTGGACTGCCAATGTCAATACCCGCTACAACGACTTCAACAAGGAGTGGCGCCACGGTGGAAGCTTCAGCTTCAATGCCGGAAAATGGAATTCGCAGACCAGCATCCAGCGCACCACATCGGATGAGGTTCAGCTCACCAGTCCTTTCGATACAGAATCCAACATCCTCCATATCTATGGTGGAGAGACCTTCAATGTGAAGGAGCGTCTTACCTACAAGCTCTCTGATAAGGTAAAACTGATAGGTCGTGGCGGTTATTTCAATCGTATCAGCAAGCGCAGCAACTATGATGATCATTACATGGATTATTCTGCCGGACTGAAGACCGTGATGAATCTTTCGGGGAATGATAATCTGGAGATTTCTTACGGCTTCGACCAGTATGACAAGGCTCGATATGTGAATGATGAGCGTACTCACGACCACGATTATACCAACCGTCAGAACACCGTCCGTGCCCTCTATTCCCATATCTTCGGCAAGAATACATTGACGGTAGGTGCAGATTTCCTGAACGATTATCTTACCACCTATCAGTTTGAGGATAATGAATCAAAGAATCAGAATTCATGTGATGCCTTCGCCCAGTTCGATTACAATCCTTTGCAGTGGTTGAACATCGTGGCAAGTCTTCGTCATGATTACTTCTCTGCATCCAGCCAGCATGCTACTACCGGTCGTCTGGCTCTGATGACCAAGTGGAAGGGGTTCTCCATCCGTGCCAACTATGCCGGCGGATTCCGTGCCCCAACGCTCAAGGAGATGTATATGAACTTTGATATGGCAGGTATGCAGATGATTTACGGTAATCCGGATCTGAAGCCGGAGAAGAGCGACAACTACAACCTGGCGCTGGAGCATACCGGAAGGGTGAAGAATGCTGGCTTCTTTACCGGTCAGTATAGTCTTACCCTGATGGGCTATTATAATAAGTATGATAAGCGCATCACTACCGAGGATTATGCCGATTATATCCCGGGAACCGGTCAGCCGGATGTGGCTTCGCGTTATTGCAACGAGGATGGAGTAGAGGTGAGCGGCATCGACTTCAGTGCCCAGTACCGTTCGGATATGGGACTCGGTGTGAAACTCGACTACAGTTATCTCCATGTGGGTGGCAGAAGTGTAGATTCCCAGTTCTCCCAGCCTCGTCCGCATTCTGCAACCTGGCGTCTCGACTACGATCGTCAGCTCTGTTCGTTCTATCGCATCAATGCCGCTTTGTCAGGCAGATACCTGTCTGCTCCTGATACGAACATCAAGAAGCATGACAGCAGTTATCAGTTGTGGAAGTTCACGCTTCAGCAGCGATTTCTGGATGCCGTCAATCTGAATTTCACGGTAGATAATCTTTTCGGTTATACGCCAAAGAACTATTATTGGAGTTCGGCGATGACCACCGGTCGCACCTTCTCAGTAGGTCTTTCTATCGATATCGACCGTTTTGTAAAGGTATTCTAA